The sequence GGTCGTCGCGTTCGTGGTCGGCCACGCCACCGGGCTCGACGACCTGCGCGACTGGGTCGCGGCCGCGCACCCGCGGTCGTGGGCGCCGCGGCAGGTCGTCGCCCTCGACGCGATCCCCGAACTGCCCAACGGCAAGCCCGACCGCCGGGCCCTGCGCGCCCTCGCGGAGCAGCCGTGAAGGTGGTCTCGATCGGCCTGCGGACCCGGTTCCGCGGCATCACCACCCGCGAGGCCGCCCTCGTCGAGGGCCCGGCCGGCTGGGGGGAGTGGAGCCCCTTCCTGGAGTACGACGCCGCCGTCGCGGCGCCGTGGCTGCGCTGCGCCGAGGAGGCCGCCGCCGGCGACTGGCCCGCGCCGGTGCGCGACCGGGTGCCGGTCAACGTCACCGTCCCCGCCGTCGACCCCGCCACGGCCCACCGCATCGTCACCGACGGCGGCTGCCGCACCGCCAAGGTCAAGGTCGGCGAACGCGGGCAGTCGCTCGCGGAGGACCAGGCCCGGCTCGAGGCAGTCCGCGACGCCCTCGGCACGGCCGGCCACGTCAGGATCGACGCCAACGGTGCGTGGGGCGTCGACGACGCGGCGTCCGCCATCGCCCTGCTCGACCGCGCCGCCGGCGGTCTGGAGTACGTCGAGCAGCCCTGCGCCACCGTCGAGGAGCTGGCCGCGTGCCGCCGCCGCGTCGAGGTGCCGATCGCCGCGGACGAGTCGATCCGCCGCGCCGAGGACCCCTACCGGGTGCGCGACCTCGCCGCCGCCGACATCGCCGTGCTGAAGGTGCAGCCGCTGGGTGGTGTCCGCGCCTGCCTCGAGATCGCCGAGCAGATCCAGCTGCCGGTGGTGGTGTCCTCGGCGCTGGAGACCTCCGTCGGGCTGGCCGCCGGCGTGGCGCTCGCGGCGGCGCTCCCGGAGCTGCCGCACGCGTGCGGGCTCGCGACCGGCCAGCTGCTCACCGACGACGTCGTCGACGAGCCGCTGCTCCCGGTCGATGGTGCGCTGCCGGTCGTGCGGCCCAGCGTCGACCCGGCCGCACTCGAGCGGTGTGCCGCTGCACCGGACCGCGTGGCGCACTGGCAGGCGAGACTGCACGCAGTGCAGGCCCTGGGGCAGGATCGACTCCCGTGACCGACGCGACCACCCTGGCCCGGACCACGCTCGAGCGGCTCCTCGCGGCCGGCGTCACCGACGTCGTCGTGGCGCCCGGCTCCCGCAACGCCCCGCTCGCATTCGCGACCTGGCAGGCCGACCGTGCCGGCGCGCTGCGACTCCACACCCGCATCGACGAGCGCTCCGCAGGCTTCCTCGCCGTCGGCCTCACCAAGGTCGGCGCCCGGGCGGCGGTCCTCTGCACCTCCGGTACGGCGGTCGCCAACCTCCACCCCGCCGCCCTCGAGGCCGCCCACACCGGACTCGGCGTCGTGTTCGTGACCGCGGACCGCCCCGCCCGCCTCCGGGGGACCGGCGCCAACCAGACGACCGACCAGCGTGGCGCCTTCGGGTCGCTGGTGACGGCGTACGACGTCGCGACGGAGGCAGACCTGCCCCCGGTGGCCGACCTCCGCGGCGACCGGCCGACCCACCTCAACGTCCAGCTCGACGACCCGCTCGTGCCCGAGGCGTCGAGTGGTGAGTTGTTGCCGGTCGAGTCCGCAGGAGTGGTCGCCCCGGAGCGCAAGAAGTCACGACTCGACGGTGAACAACTCACGACTCGACTCGGTGCCGGCCCGCGGACCGTGGTCGTGGCCGGTGACGAGGCCGGCCCCCCGGCCCGGGTGCTCGCCCAGGACGCGCAGTGGCCGCTGCTCGCCGAGCCCAGCAGCGGGTCGCGGACCGGGGCCAACGCCATCCGCACCTACCGCCTCCTCCTGGCCGGCGAGCTCGGCGCGGCCATCGAGCGGGTCGTGGTCGTCGGCCGTCCCACGCTCTCGCGGCCCGTCGCGCGGCTGCTGGCGCGCGAGGACGTCGAGGTGCTCGTCGTCCCCGGCCGCGGCGTCTGGCCCGTGCGACCACCGCTGGCCACGCTGCTCGACCACGTCCCCACCGCCGAGCCCGACGACGGCATCTGGCTCGCCGCCTGGCAGGAGGCCGACCGCACCACCGGACGTCGCCTCGACGCACTGCTCGCCGAGCAGCCCGCGCTGACGGCGTACGACGTCGCGGCGGCGACCTTCGCGGCCCTGCCCGCCGGCGGCCTGCTCATGGTGGGCGCCTCCAGCCCGATACGCGACCTCGACCTGGTCGCCCGGCCGGCCCCGGTCGGCGAGCGCCGCAAGGTCATCGCCAACCGCGGTCTCGCCGGCATCGACGGCACCGTCAGCACCGCCGTCGGGGCCGCACTCGGGCGACCCGCCTCCACGCGCAACCTCGCGCTGCTGGGCGACCTGACCTTCCTCCACGACCAGAACGGCCTCGTGCTCGGTCCGCACGAGCCGCGGCCCGACCTGACGATCGTGGTGCCCAACGACGACGGTGGCGCCATCTTCTCCCTGCTCGAGCAGGGTGCACCGGCACACGCCGACGCCTTTGAACGGCTCTTCGGCACCCCGACCGGCGCCGACCTCGCCAGCGCCTGTGCAGCGACCCGGACGCCCCACCTCCGGGTGGCGTCACGCCCCGAACTCGAGCAGGCACTCGCCAGCCCCAACGGCGGCATCGAGGTCGTCGAGGCCACCGTCGGCCGCGCCGACCGCCGCGCGCTGGACGCGGCGATCCGCGACCTCGTCGACTGAGTCAGGCGCGTCGGTCGAGCGCCTCCTCCAGCGTGCGCGCCGCACGGCCGGTGACGCGGCGTACGTCGTCACTCACGGCGGCCACCGACCCGTCGGCGATCGCGGTGTAGGTGCTGACCCAGGCGTCGAGCTGCCAGTCGGGGGTGTCCGGCCAGCCGGCCCGACGTGAGGCGTAGGCCTCCTCGACCGTCTCCTCGAGGTAGCGCAGCGGCCGGCCGAGCACGGCCCCGGCCCGGTCCGCCACCTCGGTGAGCGTCAACGCCTCCGGTCCGGTGAGCGTGTAGGTGGCGCCGGCGTGCGCGGCCGGGTCGCGCAGCACGGCCGCCGCCACGTCGGCCACGTCGGCACGGGCGACTGCCGCCACGCGCCCCTCGCCGGCGGGTCCGCGCAGCACCCCCTCGGTGTCGGCGAAGAGCGGCAGGATGTCGGCGTAGAAGTTGTCGCGCAGCAGCGTCGCGGACATCCCGGAGGCGGGGATCGTGGCCTCGGCGTCGGCGTGGTCGCGGCCGAGGGTGAAGGTCGCGTCCGGGGAGGCGCCCTGGAAGGAGGTGTAGACGACGTGCCGTACGCCGGCGGCCGCGGCGGCCTCGATCGCGCTGCGGTGCTCGGCGCGGCGCCGGCCCGACTCGGCGGCGGAGACGAGGAAGAGCGTCTCGACGCCGTCGAGCGCGGCACGCATGGCCGCGGTGTCAGCGTACGTCGCCTCGCGCACCTCGCCGCCGAGGTCCGGTGCCCGGCCCGCGTCGCGCACCACCAGCCGCGGCCGCAGGTCGGCCAACCGGTGCGCCACCAGCCCGCCGACGGCGCCCGTCGCGCCGGTGAGCGCGATCATCGCCGCACCATCCGCAGCTCGGTGCCGAACGGCGGGTCGTCGTGGGCCGCGCCGTCGAGGACGAACCCCTGCCGCTGGTAGAAGCCGATGCCCCGCTGGTTGCCCCGCAGCACCCAGAGGTACGCCGGCCGGTCACCCAGCCCGTCGCGCAGCATCCGGTGCCCGAGCCCGTCGCCCCACCAGGACGCGCGCACGTAGAGCGCCCACAGCTCCTCGGCGACGTCGAGGTCGTCGCTGCGACCGGGACCGACCGAGCTGAACCCGACGAGCTCACCGTCGTGCTCGGCCACCGTCGTGGTCGCGGGGGAGGAGTCGATGATGGTGCGCCACCGATCGACGCGCTGGGCCAGGTTGCGACGCCGCTCGGCGAGCACCGCGGCGGGCATCAGGTCGGCGTACGCCTCCTCCCAGGCGTCGACGTGCAACGTCGCCATCGCCGCCGCGTCCGCGGGCACGACGGGGCGCAGGACGACCTCCGAGAGCGCAGGCATGCGTCCAGCGTAGGTCGTGGGTAGGTTGCCCCCATGAGGCTCACCAAGTTCGGGCATGCGTG comes from Nocardioides panacisoli and encodes:
- a CDS encoding NAD(P)H-binding protein, which gives rise to MIALTGATGAVGGLVAHRLADLRPRLVVRDAGRAPDLGGEVREATYADTAAMRAALDGVETLFLVSAAESGRRRAEHRSAIEAAAAAGVRHVVYTSFQGASPDATFTLGRDHADAEATIPASGMSATLLRDNFYADILPLFADTEGVLRGPAGEGRVAAVARADVADVAAAVLRDPAAHAGATYTLTGPEALTLTEVADRAGAVLGRPLRYLEETVEEAYASRRAGWPDTPDWQLDAWVSTYTAIADGSVAAVSDDVRRVTGRAARTLEEALDRRA
- a CDS encoding GNAT family N-acetyltransferase — its product is MPALSEVVLRPVVPADAAAMATLHVDAWEEAYADLMPAAVLAERRRNLAQRVDRWRTIIDSSPATTTVAEHDGELVGFSSVGPGRSDDLDVAEELWALYVRASWWGDGLGHRMLRDGLGDRPAYLWVLRGNQRGIGFYQRQGFVLDGAAHDDPPFGTELRMVRR
- the menD gene encoding 2-succinyl-5-enolpyruvyl-6-hydroxy-3-cyclohexene-1-carboxylic-acid synthase, which codes for MTDATTLARTTLERLLAAGVTDVVVAPGSRNAPLAFATWQADRAGALRLHTRIDERSAGFLAVGLTKVGARAAVLCTSGTAVANLHPAALEAAHTGLGVVFVTADRPARLRGTGANQTTDQRGAFGSLVTAYDVATEADLPPVADLRGDRPTHLNVQLDDPLVPEASSGELLPVESAGVVAPERKKSRLDGEQLTTRLGAGPRTVVVAGDEAGPPARVLAQDAQWPLLAEPSSGSRTGANAIRTYRLLLAGELGAAIERVVVVGRPTLSRPVARLLAREDVEVLVVPGRGVWPVRPPLATLLDHVPTAEPDDGIWLAAWQEADRTTGRRLDALLAEQPALTAYDVAAATFAALPAGGLLMVGASSPIRDLDLVARPAPVGERRKVIANRGLAGIDGTVSTAVGAALGRPASTRNLALLGDLTFLHDQNGLVLGPHEPRPDLTIVVPNDDGGAIFSLLEQGAPAHADAFERLFGTPTGADLASACAATRTPHLRVASRPELEQALASPNGGIEVVEATVGRADRRALDAAIRDLVD
- a CDS encoding o-succinylbenzoate synthase, with translation MKVVSIGLRTRFRGITTREAALVEGPAGWGEWSPFLEYDAAVAAPWLRCAEEAAAGDWPAPVRDRVPVNVTVPAVDPATAHRIVTDGGCRTAKVKVGERGQSLAEDQARLEAVRDALGTAGHVRIDANGAWGVDDAASAIALLDRAAGGLEYVEQPCATVEELAACRRRVEVPIAADESIRRAEDPYRVRDLAAADIAVLKVQPLGGVRACLEIAEQIQLPVVVSSALETSVGLAAGVALAAALPELPHACGLATGQLLTDDVVDEPLLPVDGALPVVRPSVDPAALERCAAAPDRVAHWQARLHAVQALGQDRLP